A genomic window from Halogeometricum borinquense DSM 11551 includes:
- a CDS encoding extracellular solute-binding protein: MKAAGASGVAASLAGCISGTGGDQTETEAGGSQTPINTEAPSEDVTVQWAADTRVNNNREAIFQSLREAGLPDNITVEVIAGSQVTNNRQNQYQQWLSSGREQPTLLMMDSGWTIPFIARNQLQNLSQTLPDSMTSRVEENYFEASVGTAKGANGDLYGIPLFPDFPTMQYRKDLLRNAGYGDSDFETWATESMSWVEFSKITKEAMNANPDTQYGYTFQASVYEGLSCCDFNEFMTSYGGAFFGNPAENLFGPVGDRPVTVDEQPVLDSIKMVRTLINGEDDEHALDGITGNIAPEAVLQWTEEPSRKPFTGGDAIMHRNWPYSININGAEDVFGEDLGVMPIPYGVTAEEAQYPMTGGPVAALGGWHVTLNPNASQLQKRAALQVMKAMMTEQFKLDIFEIIGWIPPEPDLLDSDRAAEVPVIGRYLSQLKVAGENAIPRPVTVVWPQQSSKIATEVNAAYAREKSPEQAMSDLKNTLEQIEQSA; encoded by the coding sequence GTGAAGGCGGCTGGTGCGTCCGGTGTTGCCGCCAGCTTGGCGGGTTGCATCAGCGGTACAGGTGGTGATCAGACAGAAACGGAGGCCGGAGGTAGTCAGACACCGATCAACACGGAAGCGCCGAGCGAGGATGTCACGGTACAGTGGGCAGCGGATACACGCGTCAATAACAACAGGGAAGCAATCTTTCAATCACTGCGTGAGGCAGGTCTCCCCGACAACATCACCGTCGAGGTTATCGCCGGCTCTCAAGTAACGAACAACCGACAGAACCAGTATCAGCAGTGGCTCTCGTCGGGACGGGAACAGCCGACGCTTCTGATGATGGACAGCGGATGGACGATTCCGTTCATCGCTCGGAACCAACTTCAGAACCTCTCGCAGACGCTTCCCGACAGCATGACCTCCCGCGTCGAGGAAAACTACTTCGAGGCCAGCGTCGGAACAGCGAAAGGAGCCAACGGCGACCTGTACGGCATCCCGCTGTTCCCTGATTTTCCGACGATGCAGTACCGCAAGGACCTGCTTCGGAACGCAGGCTACGGGGACTCGGATTTCGAGACGTGGGCCACCGAGTCGATGTCGTGGGTGGAGTTCTCGAAAATCACGAAGGAGGCGATGAACGCCAATCCAGACACCCAGTACGGGTATACTTTCCAAGCGTCCGTCTACGAGGGACTCTCCTGCTGTGACTTCAACGAGTTCATGACTTCGTACGGTGGCGCGTTCTTCGGCAATCCCGCAGAGAACCTGTTCGGACCTGTCGGGGATCGCCCTGTCACCGTAGACGAGCAACCTGTTCTCGACTCCATCAAAATGGTTCGGACGCTCATCAACGGTGAGGACGACGAACACGCGCTCGACGGTATCACGGGGAACATCGCTCCCGAGGCAGTTCTCCAGTGGACCGAGGAGCCATCGCGCAAGCCGTTCACAGGCGGTGACGCCATCATGCACCGCAACTGGCCGTACTCGATCAACATCAACGGTGCCGAGGACGTGTTCGGAGAAGACCTCGGCGTCATGCCAATTCCGTACGGGGTGACCGCTGAGGAAGCCCAGTACCCGATGACGGGCGGTCCAGTTGCGGCGCTCGGCGGATGGCACGTCACCCTGAACCCGAACGCCTCACAGCTGCAAAAGCGGGCGGCGTTGCAGGTCATGAAGGCGATGATGACCGAGCAGTTCAAGCTCGATATATTCGAGATTATCGGCTGGATTCCGCCGGAACCCGACCTGCTCGATTCCGACCGCGCCGCGGAGGTCCCGGTCATCGGCCGCTACCTCTCGCAACTGAAGGTGGCGGGTGAGAACGCTATTCCCCGGCCGGTGACGGTCGTCTGGCCGCAGCAGTCCAGTAAAATCGCCACCGAGGTCAACGCGGCCTACGCACGAGAGAAATCGCCCGAACAGGCGATGTCCGACCTCAAGAATACGCTCGAACAGATCGAACAAAGCGCCTAG